A genomic region of Catalinimonas niigatensis contains the following coding sequences:
- the mfd gene encoding transcription-repair coupling factor → MHIQSFIELYSTDSLIHTLANQVKNDPGGFIQLKGLVGSLDAVIASSLYQIHAQHHVFVVRDKEEAAYFYNDLQNLNQNLEILLFPSSYKKPYQLEETENANVLMRAEILNRINNPLAKGELIVTYPDALAEKVINKKSLLQNTFAVKAGDKLDTQFLSELLISYDFEKTDFVYEAGQFAIRGGIVDIFSYAHEMPYRLELFGNEVESIRIFDVENQLSQEKVERLSIIPNIQTKLLQEERQSFVDFLPKENTKLWFKDFEQTKDVIASFFVNAEDNFNKIISASGNTQVISRPEILFETQESFSGSIEKYTKIEFGNRFYSSTDKVFQFESEPQPSFNKNFEILVENLRKLHEQSLQVFISSDSEHQIERLTTIFEELDSSVVFEPLYVSLRQGFIDKTLKHSCYTDHQLFDRFHRYKTRTSHAKSRALTLKELRSLNTGDYVVHIDHGIGRFAGLEKVDVGGREQEAVRLVYRDNDLLYVSIHSLHKISKYSGQESVPPAISKLGSPDWDNKKKKAKKKVKDIAKDLIDLYAKRKASPGYAFKKDDFLQAELESSFMYEDTPDQAKATEDVKSDMLQPYPMDRLVCGDVGFGKTEVAIRAAFKAINDGKQVAVLVPTTILAMQHYQTFTDRLSNFPITVEYINRFKSNKNIKEILNRVKEGKVDILIGTHRIVNKDVVFKDLGLMVIDEEQKFGVKVKERLKEMRVNVDALTLTATPIPRTLHFSLMGARDLSIISTPPLNRQPVTTEIHTFNEVLIRDAVSFELKRGGQVFFVHNRVQNIEEVADIILRLVPDSRVAVAHGQMDGARLEKTMLRFIEGEYDVLVCTNIIESGLDISNANTIIINNAHMFGLSDLHQMRGRVGRSNRKAFCYLLAPPTIGLTADARKRLSTLEEFSELGDGFKVAMRDLDIRGAGNLLGAEQSGFISDLGFDMYHKILDETVQELKETDFKDLFSRELSEYIKPLVQDCSIETDLEILIPEEYVSSTTERLSLYSKLDNLKNENELKSFQLMLEDRFGPIPEQVQELVSTVRLRWIAETLGFEKLTLKNASMKGYFASSDNQEYFNSEIFGKILQYVQQHPKSCRLKETKKRLILVIQNIENTYKAIQVLESML, encoded by the coding sequence GTGCACATTCAAAGTTTTATTGAGCTTTACTCTACTGATAGTCTCATCCATACGCTTGCCAATCAGGTAAAAAATGACCCTGGCGGTTTTATTCAACTCAAAGGATTAGTGGGTAGTTTAGACGCTGTGATAGCTTCTTCTTTGTATCAAATACACGCACAGCATCATGTATTTGTTGTTAGAGATAAAGAAGAAGCTGCTTATTTTTATAATGATTTACAAAATCTGAACCAAAATCTCGAAATCTTACTTTTTCCTTCTTCCTACAAAAAGCCTTATCAGTTGGAAGAAACTGAAAATGCAAATGTGCTGATGCGGGCAGAGATTCTGAACCGCATCAACAATCCTTTGGCTAAGGGGGAATTGATTGTTACTTATCCTGATGCGCTTGCAGAAAAAGTAATCAATAAAAAATCACTTCTGCAAAATACTTTTGCTGTAAAAGCTGGAGATAAGCTGGATACTCAGTTTTTAAGTGAACTGTTAATATCCTATGACTTTGAGAAAACCGATTTTGTATATGAAGCCGGGCAATTTGCCATTCGAGGAGGTATTGTCGATATTTTTTCTTATGCCCACGAAATGCCTTACCGCCTGGAGCTTTTTGGCAATGAAGTAGAAAGCATACGCATCTTTGATGTAGAGAACCAACTCTCTCAGGAAAAGGTAGAGCGACTTAGTATTATTCCCAATATACAAACCAAACTTTTGCAGGAAGAAAGGCAATCATTTGTAGATTTTTTGCCCAAGGAAAATACAAAACTGTGGTTTAAAGATTTTGAACAAACCAAGGATGTCATTGCCAGCTTCTTTGTAAATGCTGAAGATAATTTCAATAAAATCATCAGTGCTTCAGGCAACACACAGGTAATTTCGCGACCTGAAATATTATTTGAAACTCAGGAAAGCTTTAGCGGCAGCATTGAAAAGTACACTAAAATTGAATTTGGCAACCGTTTTTATAGTAGTACCGATAAGGTTTTTCAGTTTGAAAGTGAGCCTCAACCTTCGTTCAATAAAAACTTCGAGATTCTGGTAGAGAATCTGCGAAAGCTCCACGAACAAAGTCTACAGGTTTTTATCTCTTCGGATTCTGAACATCAGATTGAGCGGCTGACTACAATTTTTGAAGAGCTCGATTCCAGTGTAGTTTTTGAGCCATTGTATGTCTCCCTTCGTCAGGGCTTTATTGACAAAACACTTAAACATAGCTGCTATACTGATCATCAGCTTTTCGATCGCTTCCACCGATATAAGACGCGCACCTCTCATGCAAAATCCCGAGCGCTTACTTTGAAAGAGCTGCGCTCACTCAACACCGGTGATTATGTGGTACACATTGACCATGGCATAGGAAGGTTCGCTGGTCTTGAAAAAGTGGACGTAGGAGGAAGGGAACAGGAAGCCGTACGCCTGGTATACAGGGACAATGATTTGTTATATGTCAGTATTCATTCTCTCCACAAAATATCGAAATATAGTGGGCAGGAGAGCGTACCTCCAGCCATCAGCAAACTAGGCTCACCCGATTGGGATAATAAAAAGAAAAAGGCAAAGAAGAAGGTAAAGGATATTGCCAAAGACTTAATTGATTTATACGCAAAGCGAAAAGCATCTCCTGGATATGCCTTCAAAAAAGATGATTTTCTTCAGGCCGAACTTGAATCTTCTTTTATGTATGAAGATACACCTGATCAGGCCAAAGCTACTGAAGATGTTAAATCCGATATGTTACAGCCTTACCCTATGGATCGCCTGGTATGTGGGGATGTAGGCTTTGGGAAAACAGAAGTGGCCATACGTGCCGCTTTTAAAGCCATTAATGATGGAAAGCAAGTGGCTGTTTTGGTCCCCACTACTATTTTAGCTATGCAGCATTACCAGACATTTACGGATAGGCTATCCAATTTTCCTATCACTGTAGAATATATTAATCGTTTTAAGTCTAATAAAAATATTAAAGAGATTCTAAATCGTGTCAAAGAAGGAAAAGTAGACATTCTAATTGGTACCCATCGTATTGTCAATAAAGATGTGGTGTTTAAGGATTTAGGATTAATGGTTATAGATGAGGAACAGAAATTTGGAGTAAAAGTAAAGGAGCGATTAAAAGAGATGCGTGTCAATGTTGATGCCCTTACTCTTACTGCCACACCCATTCCCCGTACACTCCATTTTTCGCTGATGGGTGCCCGAGACTTGAGTATCATATCCACTCCTCCACTCAATCGTCAGCCCGTTACTACCGAAATTCATACTTTTAATGAAGTCTTGATTCGTGATGCTGTAAGCTTTGAATTAAAAAGAGGAGGACAGGTCTTTTTTGTTCATAACCGGGTTCAAAACATAGAGGAGGTAGCTGACATTATTCTTCGCTTAGTACCTGATTCAAGGGTTGCCGTAGCTCATGGGCAAATGGATGGAGCTCGACTTGAAAAGACGATGCTCAGATTTATAGAGGGAGAATATGATGTGCTGGTTTGTACTAATATTATTGAGTCTGGCCTTGATATTTCCAATGCTAATACCATCATTATCAATAATGCTCACATGTTTGGCTTATCCGATCTGCACCAAATGCGGGGCAGGGTAGGTCGATCAAATCGTAAGGCATTTTGCTATTTACTGGCTCCACCTACTATCGGGCTTACCGCTGATGCAAGGAAACGCCTCAGCACTTTAGAAGAATTTTCAGAATTAGGTGATGGTTTTAAAGTAGCTATGCGTGATCTGGATATTCGCGGGGCTGGCAATTTGTTGGGCGCTGAGCAAAGTGGGTTCATCTCCGATCTCGGTTTCGATATGTACCATAAAATCCTTGATGAGACTGTCCAGGAACTTAAAGAAACAGATTTTAAAGATCTTTTTAGCCGAGAGCTTAGTGAGTACATAAAGCCTTTGGTGCAAGATTGCTCCATTGAGACTGATCTGGAAATTCTGATTCCTGAAGAATATGTAAGCAGTACTACTGAAAGGTTAAGTTTATATTCTAAACTTGACAATTTGAAAAATGAAAATGAATTGAAGTCATTTCAGTTAATGCTTGAAGACCGCTTCGGGCCTATTCCCGAACAAGTTCAGGAACTTGTTTCTACTGTACGTCTCAGATGGATAGCAGAAACGTTGGGTTTTGAAAAGCTTACTTTAAAAAATGCTTCTATGAAAGGTTATTTTGCCTCATCAGATAATCAAGAATATTTTAATTCTGAAATTTTTGGTAAAATACTACAATATGTACAGCAACATCCTAAATCATGTAGGCTAAAGGAAACTAAAAAAAGGTTGATTTTAGTTATCCAAAATATTGAAAATACTTATAAAGCTATTCAAGTATTGGAATCTATGCTTTAA